One segment of Pristis pectinata isolate sPriPec2 chromosome 3, sPriPec2.1.pri, whole genome shotgun sequence DNA contains the following:
- the mcfd2 gene encoding multiple coagulation factor deficiency protein 2, translating to MEYGKRIARSCFIGFLCLVLAGRQHLFSTRAQAHPPHDSEITEGHRPNIRLDKNLVQDKDHIMEHLDGVIDKPESEMTPQELQLHYFKMHDYDGNNLLDGLELISAITHVHKEESGGQGQPMGEEEIVSLIDDVLRDDDKNNDGYIDYAEFAKSLE from the exons ATGGAATACGGCAAAAGAATTGCAAGGAGCTGCTTCATAGGGTTCTTGTGTCTTGTACTGGCAGGCAGGCAACACCTGTTTTCAACTCGTGCTCAAGCTCATCCACCACATGATTCTGAAATCACCGAGGGTCATCGACCAAACATTCGTCTAGATAAGAACCTTGTTCAAGACAAAGA TCATATAATGGAGCATTTAGATGGTGTGATAGACAAACCAGAATCTGAGATGACACCACAAGAACTTCAACTTCATTACTTTAAAATGCATGATTATGATGGGAATAACCTACTTGATGGATTGGAATTAATTTCAGCCATTACACATGTACACAAAGAG gaaagtggtggccAAGGGCAGCCCATGGGTGAGGAGGAAATCGTTAGTTTAATTGATGATGTTTTAAGAGATGATGACAAAAATAATGATGGATACATTGATTATGCTGAGTTTGCAAAATCACTAG